One Nitrosopumilus piranensis genomic region harbors:
- a CDS encoding RNase P subunit, producing the protein MHILIKNAISNAKTDPKLSQHQALLARRISTRHKIRMPYELRMVFCKKCKSFIAPGVNSRIRLGRSSVKAVRISCYLCGHTYRKIISN; encoded by the coding sequence ATGCACATTCTAATTAAAAATGCAATCAGTAATGCAAAAACAGATCCCAAATTATCTCAGCACCAAGCACTACTTGCTCGTAGGATTAGTACTAGACATAAAATTCGAATGCCTTATGAACTTAGAATGGTTTTTTGCAAAAAATGTAAATCGTTTATTGCTCCTGGAGTAAATTCTAGAATCCGTTTGGGCAGATCATCTGTCAAGGCAGTTAGAATATCTTGCTACTTGTGTGGACATACTTATCGCAAAATAATATCTAACTAG
- a CDS encoding adenosylcobalamin-dependent ribonucleoside-diphosphate reductase has product MDNSQIENTINEIRKRSGAVTAFNKDKISNAIFRALAATSKADRGLADQLADNVVNKLVEQGFTSSRTPTVEDIQDIVESTLIDSGNSDIAKAYIVYRHERRKLRDEKMKVLNIKALDPVSKKFDLNCLRVLASRYLFRNGKNEIIESPTQMFERVAILVGIGDMLYDAQVFDKSGNTTQDVEEAKSYLEKLDAFDYKFKVGDYFFNKWHFRSLINHYVTLASKGQMKVSFKELLTLLAAKKLDSYADKITEYFDLMVAQDFLPNSPTMMNAGGRLGQLSACFVLGMNDGMEEIMKSTSDAALIFKSGGGVGINYSDLREEGDIVASTSGVASGPVSFMNIINTVTEVVKQGGKRRGANMGIIEAWHPDVEKFITNKTEPGVLENFNVSVGIWEDFWHALVNTSDGNYVLRSPRDKKPVKEINAHQLIDLIALSAWKSAEPGLIFFDQINKYNVFAKARQAPLRATNPCGEQSLYPYESCNLGSINLVNLVKRQADGTYEFDWQRYEETIRKTTRFLDNIIDVNHYPVPEINVASKESRRIGLGVMGVADLLYKLRIPYNSKEGYELQSKLSEALTYYSMEESVALAKSRGEFPLCSKTEYPEGKIPVAGYYEKPKESHSYEWGALIEKIKQYGIRNVLTTTVAPTGTLSMIADCSNGMEPAFALVFEKRVTVGRFFYTNKIVEQVLKENNLYTDEILAKIADNYGSLKGIEEIPQWMQDVFVTAMDIHWADHLMAQGVWQDWIGNAIAKTINMPYDVTAEDVKSAYLLAHEIGLKGITVYRDGSRHKQVLHMTSDNAEKIFDVTPSEHVTEYVTKNITNPYIKSQVNAALALKVHDEEIKAEPIQQEEVSEDRLCPTCKNNLVFVEGCSICIECGFSGCTSG; this is encoded by the coding sequence ATGGATAATTCACAAATAGAAAATACGATCAATGAGATCCGTAAGCGCAGTGGTGCAGTAACGGCTTTCAATAAAGATAAAATTTCAAATGCCATATTCAGGGCATTGGCTGCCACCTCTAAAGCCGACCGTGGTCTAGCCGATCAGTTAGCAGATAATGTTGTTAACAAATTAGTAGAACAAGGATTTACTAGCTCTAGAACTCCGACAGTTGAGGATATTCAAGATATTGTAGAATCTACTTTAATTGATAGTGGTAATAGCGATATTGCAAAAGCCTACATTGTTTACAGACATGAGAGAAGAAAACTAAGAGACGAAAAAATGAAGGTCTTGAATATAAAGGCCTTGGATCCAGTTTCCAAAAAGTTTGACTTGAATTGTCTAAGAGTCTTGGCATCAAGATATCTCTTTAGAAATGGAAAAAATGAGATTATTGAATCTCCAACTCAAATGTTTGAGCGAGTTGCAATTCTAGTTGGAATTGGTGATATGTTATATGATGCACAAGTCTTTGACAAATCTGGAAACACTACTCAGGATGTAGAGGAAGCAAAATCTTATCTTGAAAAATTGGATGCCTTTGATTATAAATTCAAAGTTGGAGATTACTTTTTCAACAAATGGCATTTCAGATCCCTGATCAATCACTATGTAACTCTTGCAAGCAAAGGTCAGATGAAGGTAAGCTTCAAAGAACTTTTGACACTACTTGCAGCAAAAAAACTAGATAGTTATGCAGACAAAATTACAGAATACTTTGATCTGATGGTTGCACAAGACTTTTTGCCAAATTCACCAACAATGATGAATGCAGGTGGAAGACTAGGCCAGCTTTCTGCATGCTTTGTCCTTGGAATGAATGATGGTATGGAAGAAATCATGAAATCAACTTCTGATGCTGCATTAATCTTCAAATCAGGTGGCGGAGTTGGAATCAACTACTCTGATCTTCGTGAAGAAGGTGATATTGTAGCCTCAACATCAGGCGTTGCATCAGGTCCAGTGTCTTTTATGAACATCATTAACACTGTAACTGAAGTTGTAAAACAAGGTGGAAAGAGACGTGGTGCTAATATGGGAATTATTGAAGCATGGCATCCAGATGTTGAAAAATTTATCACAAACAAAACAGAACCTGGAGTTTTAGAAAACTTTAACGTCAGTGTAGGTATTTGGGAAGACTTTTGGCATGCACTTGTAAACACAAGTGACGGAAACTATGTCTTACGTAGTCCACGTGACAAAAAACCAGTTAAAGAAATCAATGCACATCAATTAATTGATTTGATTGCACTATCTGCATGGAAGAGTGCAGAACCTGGGTTGATCTTCTTTGATCAAATTAACAAATACAATGTATTTGCAAAAGCAAGACAAGCACCATTACGTGCAACAAATCCATGTGGTGAACAAAGTCTTTACCCATACGAATCATGCAATCTAGGTTCAATCAATTTGGTAAATCTTGTAAAGAGACAAGCAGATGGAACCTATGAATTTGATTGGCAAAGATATGAGGAAACAATCAGAAAAACTACTAGATTCCTTGATAACATCATAGATGTTAATCACTATCCAGTTCCAGAGATTAATGTAGCATCAAAAGAATCTCGAAGAATTGGTTTAGGTGTAATGGGAGTAGCTGATCTCTTGTACAAACTAAGAATTCCATACAACTCTAAAGAGGGATATGAACTACAATCCAAACTATCTGAAGCTTTGACATATTATTCCATGGAAGAAAGTGTTGCACTTGCAAAATCTCGCGGTGAATTCCCACTATGCTCCAAGACTGAATATCCTGAAGGAAAGATTCCTGTTGCAGGATACTATGAAAAACCAAAAGAATCTCACTCCTATGAATGGGGTGCCCTAATTGAGAAGATAAAGCAATACGGAATTAGAAACGTCTTGACAACAACAGTAGCCCCAACAGGTACTCTGTCAATGATTGCAGACTGTTCAAATGGAATGGAACCTGCATTTGCATTGGTATTTGAAAAACGAGTTACTGTAGGAAGATTCTTCTACACAAACAAAATTGTTGAACAAGTCCTAAAAGAAAATAATCTGTACACAGACGAAATTCTTGCAAAGATTGCAGACAACTATGGTTCACTAAAAGGAATTGAAGAGATTCCTCAATGGATGCAAGATGTCTTTGTAACTGCAATGGATATTCACTGGGCTGATCACTTGATGGCCCAAGGTGTATGGCAAGACTGGATTGGAAACGCAATTGCAAAAACAATCAACATGCCATATGATGTTACCGCTGAAGATGTAAAGTCTGCATATCTATTGGCACACGAAATTGGACTCAAGGGCATTACAGTTTACCGTGATGGCTCTAGACATAAACAAGTTCTTCACATGACAAGTGATAATGCAGAAAAAATATTTGATGTTACTCCAAGTGAGCATGTAACAGAATATGTTACAAAAAACATCACAAATCCATACATCAAATCACAAGTTAATGCAGCACTTGCATTAAAAGTACATGATGAAGAAATAAAAGCTGAACCAATCCAACAAGAGGAAGTTTCAGAAGATCGTCTATGTCCAACATGTAAGAACAACCTTGTATTTGTGGAAGGTTGTAGTATCTGTATTGAATGTGGATTTAGTGGTTGTACTTCTGGATAG
- a CDS encoding DNA-binding protein — MSFPESNDQPQDNTNHELAAQKEQILKQILVPEARMRLNNIKMVKPELADLVEQYLIGMATQGKIPGQISDDQLKQILLSTQQPKRDFKFNRV; from the coding sequence ATGAGCTTCCCTGAATCAAACGATCAACCTCAAGACAATACAAATCATGAACTAGCTGCACAAAAAGAACAAATTCTTAAACAGATTCTTGTACCTGAAGCAAGAATGAGATTAAACAATATTAAAATGGTAAAGCCAGAGTTGGCCGATCTTGTGGAACAATATTTGATAGGAATGGCAACGCAGGGAAAGATACCTGGTCAAATTTCTGACGATCAATTAAAGCAAATTTTGCTTTCTACCCAACAACCAAAACGAGATTTTAAGTTCAATCGCGTCTGA
- the nrdD gene encoding anaerobic ribonucleoside-triphosphate reductase has product MKMSDEELELDLEGDLDVEDNDLDVDLDDDSDSSKRGGILQSTSKRVRMIFSVMASPNRIDILRILNSKGPLTYSELKSLAGFKSKKESGKFAYHLRKLLRQSLVALNKSERRYTITNLGKLVLSLARQIEERSIIESGKMYVRTSHESIEEFNSHKIIQSLVREGSLPLELAQKITEEVENRIYKYQTTYLTGSLIREMVNSVLLEHGHEEYRNKLARLGLPVYDVQEMITNLDNVDNGAEGLLFRTGQRVFAEHLLTNILPKDVADSHLSGDLHIANPGIWSMIPDTIFVNVKELIEDGIDLGGKYLDVSRIPASKQLDEITSALSVVISLLSKEASQEIVLDGFVQLFSKHSKSLSELEQKLTAAFATASTTSKYNKSSTNVSIRLQLGSDTKIINSIISAYKNYTKITPIPKIGLIIDNDKGKITDVSADVAEIISIGGKVMFAKGQTSSSGVTNGSTKNSGPLSIMLQSVSINLPRLAFESNKDETYFRARLALLMKPALSSMALRKKDISDLTRRGLNPILAKNTQYMQRSTVSLVVNLVGLKEAVFNILGFQDNKEGREILHKVIETAVDVGAKKGKELGDPVAICMTETESSTRFATLDGEKYGKNSSLNSMEGDSYSEGIKIDASVISDYTNKSESISECNKLSKLLNGGLFVTLNIDKNAKPAEIKKAIEKTADLTTSFKPVQDIAICGECGFKDEPFEDKCPKCKSPYVV; this is encoded by the coding sequence ATGAAAATGAGTGATGAGGAATTAGAATTAGATCTTGAGGGTGATCTAGATGTTGAAGATAATGATCTAGATGTCGACTTAGATGACGATTCAGATTCATCAAAACGAGGAGGCATTTTACAATCTACCTCAAAACGTGTCAGAATGATCTTCTCTGTAATGGCAAGCCCTAACAGAATCGACATTCTCAGAATCTTAAACTCAAAAGGACCTTTAACTTATTCAGAATTAAAATCACTAGCTGGTTTCAAATCCAAAAAAGAAAGTGGCAAATTTGCATATCACTTGAGAAAATTACTTAGACAATCACTTGTTGCATTAAACAAATCTGAAAGACGTTACACAATCACAAATCTTGGAAAATTGGTCTTAAGCTTAGCAAGACAGATTGAAGAAAGATCAATTATTGAAAGTGGAAAGATGTATGTCAGAACATCACATGAGTCCATTGAAGAATTTAATTCTCATAAAATTATTCAATCACTTGTTCGTGAGGGTAGCCTCCCACTGGAACTTGCCCAAAAAATTACTGAAGAAGTTGAAAATAGAATTTACAAGTATCAAACTACCTATCTTACAGGCTCGCTTATCAGAGAAATGGTAAATTCTGTGCTCTTAGAGCATGGCCATGAAGAATATCGTAACAAACTAGCACGTCTAGGCTTGCCAGTTTATGATGTTCAAGAGATGATTACTAATTTAGACAATGTAGATAATGGTGCTGAAGGTCTTTTGTTTAGAACAGGACAAAGAGTTTTTGCTGAACATCTTCTTACAAACATTTTACCAAAAGATGTAGCTGACTCTCATCTTTCTGGTGATCTACATATTGCAAATCCTGGAATTTGGTCAATGATTCCTGATACAATATTTGTTAATGTTAAAGAATTAATTGAAGATGGAATTGATCTTGGTGGAAAATATCTTGATGTTTCAAGAATTCCTGCATCAAAACAATTAGATGAAATTACAAGTGCATTGTCTGTTGTAATCTCTCTTCTTTCAAAAGAAGCTTCACAAGAAATTGTACTTGATGGATTTGTTCAATTGTTCTCAAAACATTCCAAGTCACTTTCAGAGCTAGAACAAAAATTAACTGCAGCATTTGCAACTGCATCTACAACTTCTAAATACAACAAATCAAGTACCAATGTTTCAATTAGACTACAGTTAGGTTCTGATACAAAAATAATTAATTCAATAATTTCTGCATACAAAAACTATACAAAGATTACACCAATTCCAAAAATTGGTCTAATAATTGACAATGACAAAGGAAAGATCACTGATGTATCTGCAGATGTTGCAGAAATAATTTCTATTGGTGGCAAAGTAATGTTTGCTAAAGGACAAACATCAAGTTCTGGAGTTACAAATGGATCAACTAAAAATTCTGGTCCACTATCAATTATGCTCCAATCAGTATCAATTAATCTACCAAGGTTAGCATTTGAATCAAACAAAGATGAAACTTACTTTAGAGCAAGATTAGCATTGTTGATGAAGCCAGCTTTATCATCTATGGCTCTAAGAAAGAAAGACATCTCTGATTTGACTAGACGTGGATTGAATCCAATCTTAGCCAAGAATACTCAATACATGCAGCGAAGTACTGTTTCACTAGTTGTTAATTTAGTGGGCCTCAAAGAGGCAGTCTTTAACATCCTTGGATTCCAGGATAATAAGGAAGGGCGTGAAATCCTTCATAAGGTAATTGAGACTGCAGTTGATGTAGGTGCCAAAAAAGGTAAGGAATTAGGCGATCCTGTGGCTATTTGCATGACTGAAACTGAGAGTTCCACCCGCTTTGCAACCCTAGATGGTGAGAAATATGGTAAAAATTCATCTCTAAACTCCATGGAAGGGGATTCCTACTCTGAAGGAATCAAAATTGACGCATCTGTAATATCTGATTATACCAATAAGAGTGAGTCAATCTCTGAATGCAACAAACTCTCAAAGTTACTCAACGGAGGTCTGTTTGTTACGCTGAACATTGATAAAAACGCAAAGCCTGCAGAAATCAAAAAAGCAATTGAGAAGACAGCAGACCTTACAACTTCTTTCAAGCCTGTTCAAGATATTGCAATATGTGGTGAGTGTGGATTTAAGGACGAGCCATTTGAAGACAAGTGTCCAAAGTGTAAGTCTCCATATGTTGTCTGA
- a CDS encoding ribosome biogenesis protein: protein MISLILAESALELIPSELKHHPSVISHAQKLGKLSSEILLDNSWHFAAMKGIDNELKRGRPDLVHFSILEATTIPLYTKNKLKFYVHTVDDKVISFGPNVHVAKSYHRFAGLIEKLYKEKQITANNEVLLEIKDKTFSELVDEINPSKVLGFSTKGNLNSYEKIATEISNDSCLVFGGFQKGHFSDMIEKKFTTMYSVGDESFEGHTVVARMLYEYEKTIFM, encoded by the coding sequence ATGATTTCTTTAATTTTAGCTGAATCGGCATTAGAGCTTATCCCCTCTGAATTAAAACACCATCCATCAGTAATTTCACATGCACAAAAATTAGGAAAACTCTCATCTGAAATTCTATTAGATAATTCATGGCACTTTGCAGCTATGAAAGGAATTGATAATGAGTTAAAAAGAGGACGCCCAGATCTTGTACATTTTTCAATACTTGAAGCTACAACCATTCCACTTTATACCAAAAACAAACTCAAATTTTATGTTCATACAGTTGATGATAAGGTAATTTCCTTTGGTCCAAATGTACATGTGGCAAAGTCTTATCATAGATTTGCAGGATTGATTGAAAAATTATACAAAGAAAAACAGATAACTGCAAATAACGAAGTTCTTCTTGAAATCAAAGACAAGACATTTTCAGAACTAGTTGATGAAATTAATCCATCCAAAGTACTTGGATTTTCAACTAAAGGTAACCTGAATTCATATGAAAAAATTGCCACAGAGATTTCAAATGATTCTTGTCTAGTATTTGGAGGATTTCAAAAGGGACACTTTTCAGACATGATTGAAAAAAAATTCACTACAATGTATTCTGTTGGTGATGAATCCTTTGAAGGTCATACTGTGGTTGCCAGAATGCTCTATGAGTATGAAAAAACCATTTTTATGTAG
- a CDS encoding 30S ribosomal protein S19e, with protein MAKVYDVPADVLIGKLADVLKNEDIPAPSWIPFVKTGAHADKPPQNRDWWHTRCASIMRKIYLHGPIGINELRKDYGGGKPSGYGAAHHKDAGGAIIRNAIHGLEKLGYLEKVEKKGRVISKQGMQKLDRLSTEILKEMIVENPQLKVYT; from the coding sequence ATGGCAAAGGTGTACGACGTACCAGCAGATGTATTGATAGGAAAATTAGCTGATGTTCTAAAAAATGAGGATATTCCAGCACCTTCTTGGATTCCATTTGTAAAAACTGGAGCTCATGCAGACAAGCCCCCACAAAACCGTGATTGGTGGCATACTAGATGTGCTTCAATTATGAGAAAGATTTACCTTCATGGACCAATCGGAATTAATGAATTAAGAAAAGATTATGGTGGTGGTAAACCATCTGGCTATGGAGCAGCTCATCACAAAGACGCTGGTGGCGCAATTATTAGGAATGCCATACATGGATTAGAAAAATTAGGCTATCTTGAAAAAGTTGAGAAGAAAGGTCGTGTAATTTCTAAACAAGGAATGCAAAAACTTGATAGACTGTCAACAGAAATTCTAAAAGAGATGATTGTTGAGAATCCTCAATTGAAAGTATACACTTAG